In Mycobacterium sp. ITM-2016-00317, the genomic window CGCCGCCCGCGGCGACGATCTCGTCGGCGACCTGCGCGGCAGGCCCGGCGTCGGCGCCGTCACCGGTCAGGCTGCCGCCGGCGTCGTTGACGACGACCTTGGCGCCGCGCGCGGCCAGCGTCAGCGCGTAGCAGCGGCCCAGGCCGCGGCCGCCGCCGGTGACGATCGCGACCCGACCGTCGAATCGCAGCTCAGCCACGGAGTTCCAGGCCTTCGAGGTCGCCCTTGGCGCGCCAGCCGGCGATCAGTTCGTCGAAGGCGTAGAAGCCGGGCGAGTAGAAGTCGCCGAGGAACGAGCCGTTGCCTTCCGCGCCGCCGCGTCCCTCGTTGTTGTAATAGCCCGGCGTGCAGGACAGTTCGAACGCGGAGTTGTCGATCGCGAGCTCGCGGACCGTGTGCACCCAGTCGTCCTGCCCTTCCTGGGTCGGCTCGACGACGGTGGCGCCCCGGTTCTGCGCCTCGGCGATGATGTAGGCGATGTGCTCGGCCTGCTGCTCGAACATCGCGGTGGTGTTCGCAGACACCCCGCCCTGGATGAACCCCATGAAGAACTGATTCGGGAAGCCGCGGCTGGTCATCCCGTGCAGGGTCTTGTAGTCGTCGCGCCAGTAGTCGAACAGCGAGAGCCCGTCGCGGCCGACGATGCGGTCGATCGCGTAGCGGCGGCTGATCTCGGTGGAGATCTCGAAGCCGCTGGCGAAGATCACGCAGTCCACCTCGTACTCGACGCCGTTGGCGACGATCCCCTTCTCGGTGAGCCGTTCCACGCCTTTGCATTCCGACACGTCGACCAGCGTCACGTTCGGCCGGTTGAACGTCGACAGGTAGTGCTCGCTCGAACAGGGCCGCTTGCACATGAACCGGTAGTACGGCATGAGCGCCTCGGCGGTCGCGGGGTCCTCGACCACGGCCGCGACGCGGCGCCGCAACCGCTCCATGATCTTGTAGTCCTCTTCCTCCCGGAAGGCCATGATCTGCTCGATGGTCACCGCCATGGGATCCGCGCTGCCGGCGATGCGCGCGGTCAGGTTGCGCCCGAGCTCGGTCCAGAAGTCGCACACCAGATCGGGCTCGCCGAACACGACGCCGACGAACGGCGACCAGTTGTGGAAGTTGCGCTTGCGCTCCTCCTGCCAGCCCGGCTGCAGCGAGGCCGCCCAGTTCGGATCGGTGGGTGTGTTGACCCGCTCGTCGACCGACGAGGGCGTGCGCTGGAACACGAAGAGCTGCTTGGCGTCCCGGCCGAGGTGCGGCACCAGCTGGACGCCGGTCGCGCCGGTGCCGACGAGCGCCACCCGCTTGTCGGCCAGGTTGACCAGGCCGCCGTCGGCGTCGCCTCCGGTGTAGTCGTAGTCCCAGCGGGCCGAATGGAACACATGTCCCGTGAAGTCTTTGATGCCGGGGATTCCCGGCAGTTTCGGGCGGTTGTAGGAGCCCTGCGCCATCACCACGAAGCGGGCCCGCACGTCGTCGCCGCGGTCGGTGCTGATCCGCCACCGCTGCAGGTCGTCGTCCCAGTGGAGTTCGCGAACCTGGGTGGAGAACAGTGCGCCGTCGTAGAGGCCGAAGTGCTTGCCGATGTTGCGGCAGTGGCCGAAGATCTCGGCGCCGTCGGCGAACTTCTTGCTCGGCATGAAGCCGAGCTCTTCGAGCAGCGGGACATAGCAATACGCGTCGTTGTCGCACTGGATTCCAGGGAACCGGTTCCAGTACCACACGCCCCCGAAGTCGCCGGCCATCTCGATGACGCGGATGCCAGTGACGCCGGCCTTCCTCAGGTACGCGCCGGCGAGCAGCCCGGCGAAGCCCCCGCCGAGGATCACCACGTCGACGTCCTCGGCGACCGGATCGCGTTCGGTCACCGTCGTGTACGGGTCCACCTCGTAGAACTCGGCGAAGTCGCCCTCGAGCTCCAGGTACTGCGAGCCGCCCTCCGGACGCAGCCGCTTGGCCCGCTCCTGGGCGTACTTCTCGCGCAGTGCCGGGATGTCGATGTCGGTGGGCGTGTCAGTCGGCCCGCAAGTCTCCACAGTTCCTCCTTCTCGGGGCGGATTCGGCGCGCAATACGACGCTGAGGGTGCTTCAGCGCGCCGGATTCGCTAAAGCTCGCGGGGCGCGCCTGTCCCCATGTACTTGGCCAGCTGGTGGTGCAGGTTCACGGTGCTGCGCTCGCGGTACGGGTTGGGCCGCGTGCCCGGGAAGCCCGCCGACTTCATGCCCTGCTGCACCGCGGCCATGTTCGAGAAGTCCTGGGGCAGCACCGACAGCCAGTTCGGCGAGTCCTTCGGGGTGTAGGCCCATTCCGTCGGCGGCTCTTGGCCTTTCGGGTACAGCTCGAAGACCGCGACCTCGAAGATGCACTTGTTCGGGTCGTAGCTCGGATCGGGGCGCGCGCTGTAGCACAGCGCGCTGGTCAGGCCCTGGCCGATCTGGAAGTTCGGGAACAGCTGCCACGCGGTGCCGCTCTGCCCCAGGATGTCCGGCGGGATCGTCGGCCAGATCACGCCGCGGGTCTCGTCGTCGCGTCGTGCCGAGGCCAGCCAGTGCTGCAGCACCTGGTCGGCCGGGGTGCCCTCGGGGAGTTCGTCGACCAGTCGCTTGGCGGCGTTCACCAGCGTCTGCGTGGTGGTCGCGTTGGTCTCCTCCATGGTGTAGACCTGCATCTCGGCGGTCGAGATGCGCGGATCACCGGTGCCGAGGCGGATCTTCGACTTGGTCTCGTCCATGCCCTTGGGCGCGTCGTAGCCGATGTTGCTGTGCCTGCCCTGCGCTTTGGCCCAGCCCTTGAACTCGCCGAACTTGTTGAACTCCGGGTGGGTGGTGAACACGTGGTAGGTCTCGTTGAAGGCCTCCATCGCGACTTTCCAGTTGCAGTCGAAGTTCAGCCATTTGCGCCACTTGTAGCGCATGTTCTCCAGCCCGAACGGTTCCAGGATCTTCGATGCCGGGAACAGGTAGTCGGCCAGCGGCTCGCACTCCGGGTCCATGTTGACGAACAGCCAGCCGCCCCAGGTGTCGACCTGCACGGGGGCCAGGTGAGTGTTGCGTGCGGTCAGCGTGCCCTTCCAGTCGTCCTGCTCGCGGATGTGGGTGCACGTGCCGTCCAGCCCGTAGGTCCAGCCGTGGAATCCGCAGACGAACGACTTGCGGGCCCGGCCGACGGCGTTCTTCGCGCCGTCGGGGGTGTCGACGAGCTTGCGCCCGCGGTGCATGCAGACGTTGTGGTGGGCGGCGAAGGTGTTGTCACCGGTGCGCACGATGATGATCGAGTCGTCGAGGATGTCGTAGGTCAGGTAGCTGCCGACCTCGGGGATCTCCTCCACCCGCCCGACCTGCTGCCACACCTTGCGCCACAACCGGTCTCGCTCGGCGCGGGCGTACTCCTCGGAGATGTACGCCTCGACCGGGATGGTCGTCGGATCCGACAGGTCCTCGGCGATCCGCCCCGTCGAGTCGTCCGGATCGGCTTCGACCTCGATCGCGGCGTCGAGATCGGATTCTGTGTGGGTCATTGCTCTTCCTTTCAGGGCCTGCTGATGGCTTCTCGGAAGGACTCGTCTTTGAGGAACAGCGACGTGTTGTCGGCGCCCAGGTGGCTCCACTTCAGGTTCAGCCCGCCGTCGACGAGCAGGGTCTGGCCGGTGATGTAGCTCGACAGGTCGGAGAGCAGGAACAGGATCGCGCCCGCCTGTTCCTCGGGCGTGCCGCGCCGGCCCATCGCGATGGCGGTGCGGTCCCGCTCGGGGTCCTCGTCGACATACATGCGCGACGCGGCCGTCTCGGTGACGCCGGGAGCCACGGCGTTGACCCGGATGCCGGCGGTGGCCAGTTCCACGGCCATCGTGCGGGTCATCGCGACGACGGCCGCCTTGGCCGTCCCGTAGGCGATGTGGAACGGCGCGGTGTTCATGCCGCTGATCGAAGACACCGAGACGATCGACCCCGTCAGCCCTTCGGCGCATAACTCCCGACTCACGGCCTGGCTCATGAAGAACGCGGTCTCGAGGTTCGCCGCGAACAGTGCCCGCCAGTCCTCACGGGTGACGCGGGTGGACGGCATCCACGTCGACGGGGCGGCCCCGCCGGCGATGTTCACCAGCCCGTAGAGGTCGCCGTCGAGGCCACGCACCCGATCGAGGACCGTGGCGATCCCGTCGTCGGTGGACGCGTCGGCGGCGACGGGCACCACGGCGAGGCCTCGGTCGGCCAGCGGTGCGATGTGCTCGTCGAGGTTGTCCGCCGACCGACTGACCGCCACGACGGTGGCCCCGGCCTCGGCGGCCAGCCGGGTGACCGTGGTGCCGATACCGCCGCCGCCCGCGCCGGACACGACCACGATGCGGCCGTCGAGGGTGAGTGCGATCCCGGTTGCTGTCACGTCACTTGTCCGGACAAATAATGATGCTCTGCATATTGCAGAACACTATTCCGCAGGCATTATGCGGGCGTCAAGCCCTCTTTGAGCGTCGGCGGCGACCTATTGTCTGGACTAGAGACGCTTGCTAACGTCCGACGCATGAATGCCCGGTACGCCGCGTCCGACCCGTCTGTCGCCGAGGGCTGGCAGGTCCGCAGGATGACCGCGCCGAGCCGCTTGTTCGGCGCGAACGGCCTGCGCACCGCGCCCGACGGGCGCGTCTACGTGGCCCAGGTGACCGGCAGCCAGATCAGCGCGCTGGACCTCGCCACCGGGGAACTGGCGACGGTCAGCGCCAAGGGCGGCGACATCGTCGCACCGGACGACGTGGCCTTCGGCGACGACGGCACCTTGTTCGCCACCGAGGTGATGGACGGCCGCGTCAGCGCCCGCGACACCTCGGGCCGCACCCGGGTGCTGCGCGACGACCTGCCCTGCGCGAACGGCATCACCGTGCACCGCGGGCGGTTGTTCATCGGCGAGTGCCGGGACGGTGGCCGGTTGATGGAGTTGCCGCTCGACGGCGGGACGCCCCGTATCCTGCTGGAGAACCTCCCCTCCCCCAATGCGATGGAGGTCGGCCCGGACGGGCTGCTCTACTACCCGCTGATGACGGCCAACGAGATCTGGCGGGTGGACCCTGACGGGGGCGAACCGCAGCGGGTGGCCGCCGATCTCGGGGTGCCCGATGCGGTGAAGTTCGACGCCGAGGGCTTCATCGTGTCCACTCAGGTCGCCAGCGGCCAGGTGCTGCGCATCGACCCGCGCACCGGCGAGAAAACCGTCCTCGCCCAACTCAACCCGGGGCTGGACAATCTGACCCTGGTCGGCGACCGGCTGTTCGCATCGAACTTCACCGGGGAGATCACCGAGATCCACCGGGACGGGCACACCTCGACGCTGCTGCCCGGCGGGCTGAACTGGCCGCTGGACCTGACCGTCTCCGACGGCGTGCTCCACGTCGCCGACGGCACTTATTTCTACCGGGTGGCCCCGGACGGGTCGTTGCAGACCGCCGGGATGCTGTTCTCCCCCGGCTATCCCGGGTTCCTGCGCGGGGTGACGGCCGCCGGCGACGGCGAGTTCGTGGTCACCACCTCGGGTGGCCAGGTGGCCCGCTACCGGCCCGCCGACGGTGAAACCGACTTCCTGGCAATCGATTTCGATCAACTCTACGGGGTCGACGTCGACACCGACGGCACGATCGTGTTCGCCGAGCTCGGGACCGGCCGGGTGCTCGCACTGCGCAACGGCGCGACCGAGACACTGGCCTCGGGACTGCGGGAACCCGTCGGTGTCGCGATCGACCCGCAGGGAGCGCCGCTGGTGGCCGAGTCGGGGGCAGGGCGGGTGGTGCGCATCGGCCCCGGCGGGGTGGACACCGTCGTCGACGGGCTGCAGCGGCCGCAGGGCCTGCATGTGCGCGACGGCAGGCTCTACATCGTGGACGCCGGCGCCAAGGAGCTCGTCGAGTTCGACCTGGACACCAAGGCGCGCAACACGATCGCATCCGGCCTCGCGGTGGGGCCGCCACCCGGGGTCGAGCCCAAACCGCTCAAGGGCATGCCGCCGTTCTCCGGTCCGCAGGGCCCGTTCGCCGGGATCACGTCCGGACCCGACGGCACGCTCTACGTGTCGGCCGACGGCGACGGCAGCGTGCTGGCGGTCGCCCGGATATGACCGCCACGGCCGGGGATCACCGCTACCTGCAGGTGGCGCGCACGCTACGCAAGGAGATCGTCGACGGGGTGTACCCGGTGGGCTCGCACCTGCCCACCGAGCACGAACTGTGCGAGCGGTTCGCGGTCAGCCGGTACACGATCCGCGAGGCGCTGCGCCGGCTGCGGGATGACAACCTGGTCGAATCCCGGCCCCGCTCCGGCACTCTGGTGGTGCCCCGGCCCAGCACGAACTCCTACGCCCAGGATGTCGTGTCGATCGACGACCTGCTCGCGTTCGCCCAAGGTGCGAAGTTCGCGATCGAGACTAATGCGATGCTGACCGTCGACGACGCCCTGGCCGCGCGCACCGGGTTGACCGCGGGCTCGGAATGGCTTGCGGTGACGGGCTTTCGGCGCGTGGACGACGCCACAGCGCCGATCTGTCGCACCGAGTACTTCATCAACCGCAGTTTCGCCGCGGTGGGCCGGCTGCTGCAACGCCACAGCGGCCCGATCTTCCCGTTGCTCGAGGACCTGTTCGGTGTCAGCATCGTCGAGGTGCACCAGGAGATCTCGGCGGTGGTGCTCAACGCCGGCCTCGCTGCCCGGCTGCAGTCCGCGACGGGCACCGCCGCACTGCAGATGCAGCGCAGCTACACCACCTCCGACGGGGAGGTCGCCCAGGTGACGGTGAATACGCACCCGTCGTCGAGGTTCCGGCACACGATGACGATGCGCCGGGTGAACCCGTCAAGCCAGACCCGGGACGCGTCGTGAGTGTCCTGCTGGCCGACGCGCTGCGCGACGCCGCCCGTGACACTCCGGACCGGGTGCTGGTGCGCGACGGCGCTGTAGCGCTGGGTTGCGCGGAGCTGCTCTCGTCGGCGACGGGTCTGGCGCATGCGCTGCTGCGCCGGATGCCGGTGGGCAGCGTGGTGTCGTTCATGATGCCGAACTGGCACGAGGCCGCGGTCGTCTATCTCGGCGCGACGCTGGCCGGCATGGTGGTCAACCCGATCCTGCCGTCCCTGCGCGACCGTGAGCTGTCGTTCATCCTGGCCGATGCGGGCAGCCGCGCCGTCTTCATCCCGCAGACCTTCGGCGGCCACGACTACGCCGCGATGCTCGACCGCGTGGTCGCCGCGCTGCCGTCCCCGCCGGAGGTTCTCACCGTCCGGGGTGAGCCGGGACGCCTGTCGCTGACCGATCTGTGCGCCGGGGAGCGCGACCAGCCGCTGTCCGAACCGGACCGGGCTGCCACCCGGATGATCATGTACACCTCCGGCACCACCGGGCGGCCGAAAGGTGTTCTGCACAGCCATGAGTCGCTGGGTGCACTGATCGGACAGCTCGGCACGCACTGGCGCATCGACCCGGGCGACACCTTCCTGGTCCCGTCCCCGATCGCGCACATCGGCGGGTCGATCTACGCGTTCGAATGCCCGCTGCTGCTCGGTACGCAGGCCGTGCTGATGGACCGCTGGGATCCTGACGCGGCGGTGGCGTTGATGTGTGAGCACCGGTGCACCCACATGGCAGGGGCCACCCCGTTCCTGGACGGGCTGTTGGCCGCCGCCCGCCGGGCCGACACCAGGCTCCCGGACCTGAAGGTGTTCATCTGCGGCGGCGCGTCGGTGCCGCCCGCGCTGATCCGCGACGCCACCGACTATTTCGACAAGGCGGCGGTGAGCCGGGTCTACGGCTCCACCGAGGTTCCGGTGACCACAGTCGGCTCGCTCGACGACGTCGACCGCGCCGCCGACACCGACGGCCGCCCGGGTATCGCCGACGTCAGACTCATCGACGGCGAGATCCGGACCCGCGGCCCGCAGATGTTCACCGGATACCTGCACCCCGAGGACGGCGACGAATCGTTCGACGACGCCGGCTATTTCCGCACCGGCGATCTCGGCCGGCTGACCGACGACGGTCATCTCGTGGTGACCGGCCGGGCCAAGGACCTGATCATCCGCAACGGTGAGAACATCTCGCCCAAAGAGGTCGAGGACATTCTCGTCACGCATCCGCAGATCGCCGAGATCGCGGTTGTCGGCGTCCCCGACCCGCGGACCGGGGAGCGGGCGTGGGCGGCGATCGTGCCCGCCGGTCCGCAGGCGCCCGGCGTCACCGAACTCAGGGATTTCCTGGTGGCGCACGGCGTCGCGAAGTTCAAAGCCCCCGAGCAGGTGCTGTGCGTCGACACCCTGCCCAGAAACGATGCGGGCAAGGTCCTCAAGCACGCGCTCAGAGCCGTGCTCGTCGGAAACCCGCGCGAAGGAGAAGCATGACATGCAGGTAGCGATCGTCACCGGCGCCAGCAGCGGAATCGGATTCGGCTGCGCGACGACACTGGCCGAGCAGGGCATGGCGGTGCTGGGCACCGGCCGCGATGCCGGCTCGCCGAACTGGAGAAGGCCGCGCCGGAGCCGGGCCGGATCGCCACGCTCGCGGTCGACCTGACCGACGACGACGCCCCGCAGCGCATCGTCGCGGCGGCGCTGGAGCGTTGGGGCCGCATCGATTTCCTGGTCAACAACGCCGGTATCGGCAGCCCCAAGCCGCTGCACGAAACCGACGACGAGACCCTGGACCGCTTCCTGGGGATCATGCTGCGGGCGCCGTTCCGGTTGGCGCGCGACGTGCTCGCGCACATGCAGCCCGGCTCGGCGATCATCAACGTGACGTCGACGTTCGCCGTGGTGGGCGGGCTCCGTGGCGGGGCCTACTCGGCGGCCAAGGGCGGGCTGGCCGCGCTGACCAATCACATTGCGTGCCAGTACGGCGCGCAGGGGATCCGATGCAACGCCGTGGCGCCCGGTGTCACCCTGACCCCGATGGTGGCCACCCGGCTGGAGGACGAGCGCTTCCGCAAGATCAACACCGAGATGACCCCTCATCAGCGGCTCGGCCGCGTCGAGGACATCGCGTCGACAGTGGCGTTCCTGTGTTCGGAGGGCGGCAGTTTCATCAACGGGCAGACGATCGTCGTCGACGGCGGCTGGAGCTCGACCAAATACCTGTCCGAGTTCGCACTCACCTCGACCTGGGTTCCGGACGGGTCTGCGTCGTGAACCTGTTCGCCCTGCTCGACCAGGCCGCGGCCAGGCACGGCGACCGCGGCGCGGTGTATCACGGTGAACACCAGGTCCATTCGTGGACGTCGCTGCGCGACCGGGTGTTACGGCTCGCCGGCTCGTTCGCAGGGTTCGGTCCGGGCGCGCGGATCGCGGTGGCCGGCCAGAACAGCCCCGAGATCATCGAGCTGATGTTCGCGATCTGGGCGGCCGAATGCGTGTTCGTCCCGGTCAACTACAAGCTGCATCCACGGGAGATGCAGCAGATCCTCGACGACTCCGGTGCGGCCCGGGTGTTCGCGTCACCGACGATCGGCGCCCGGCTGCGGCCCGTCACGTCGGTCCCGATCGAGGTGTTCGGCGCCGCGGAGTACCGGAGCCGCCGCGCCGCAGCGCCGCTCACCCCGCCCCGGCACACCGACCCGGGTTCACTGGCCTGGCTGTTCTACACCAGCGGCACCACCGGGCGGTCCAAGGGCGCGATGCTGTCCCATCGGAACCTGATGGCGATGACGGTGTCGCATCTGGCCGACTTCGACTCCCCCGACCAGAACTGCAGCCTGGTGCACGGCGCCCCGATGTCGCACGGCTCGGGTCTTTATGTGCCGCCGTATGTTTCGCGCGGTGCGCGGCAGGTGGTGCCTGCGTCGGGGGCGTTCGATCCCGACGAGTTCCTGGACTTGTGCGAGCGGCATCCGGGCTGCAGCGCGTTCCTGGCGCCGACGATGGTGGCACGGCTGGTGCAGACCGGACGCGCGTGTCCGGCGAACCTGAACACGATCGTCTACGGCGGCGGGCCGATGTACGTCGACAGTCTGAAGAAGGCGATGGCGGCGTTCGGTCCGGTCTTCGTGCAGCTGTACGGGCAGGGTGAGGCGCCGATGACGATCACCGGGCTGCGGCGCGCCGACCATCTCGCCGGGGAGGGGTGGGCGCCCGACGCGCTGCTCGGCTCTGTCGGCTACGCGCGCTCGGGCGTCGAGGTCGCGGTACTGGGCGCCGACGGCGCGCCCGCGGCGATCGACGAGATCGGCGAGATCGTCTGCCGGGGGGACGTGGTGATGTCGGGTTACTGGAACAACCCGAGCGCGACCGAGGCGACGTTGCGCGACGGCTGGCTGCGCACCGGGGACATGGGGTCGTTCGACGCGCACGGGTTCCTGACCCTGCGGGACCGGTCCAAGGACGTGGTGATCAGCGGCGGCAGCAACATCTATCCGCGCGAGGTCGAGGAGGTGCTGCTGGAGCATCCCGGCGTCGTCGAGGCGGGAGTGGTCGGGGCGCCCGACCACGAATGGGGCGAGGTGGTGGTCGCATTCGTCGTCGGTGAGGTCTCCCCCGCCGACCTGGACGCCCATCTGCTGGAGCGCATCGCGAGGTTCAAGCGCCCCAAGCGTTACGAGTTCCTCGACGAGTTGCCCAAGAACAGTTACGGCAAGGTACTCAAACGCGAACTGCGCGACCGGCTCCGGTGAGAACTCTGCGCCCCGTAGCCGGGCGGGCACCGGCGGGGTGACCCGCTCGTGGTGTCTGCCCCACCGCGCGTGGCCGAGCCACCCGATACCGGCGGCCCCGCCAGCTAACATGTCGACGTGGGGTGGGTGCGGGCTGGGCAGGCCGCGGTGAAACGCGCGCAGAGGTGGCCGGGCATCGCGACGCCGACGCTCATGGCCCGCACCGCCGGTGCCTGCTTCCTCCTCGGCGGGGTCCTGGTCGCCCTGGTGACCACGGTGGCACCCGCTCACTTCCACAGCGCCGAGGTGCAGTACCGCAACGCCGCCGTCGCCGCGTTCATCGGGGTATGCGTGCTGCTGATCGGAGCGCGGCTGGCGTGGTGGCATTTCCATCTGCTCGTGCTGTCGGCGATCGCACTGATCACCGTGTCCGTCAACGGATCCATCGGGCCGGCCGCGGTGTCTTTCGCGACGCTGTATGTGTTTGTGGCCTGCGCGGCGTTCTTCGTCACCTGGCGCACCGCGGTGGTGTACCTGGGACTGGCGATCGCGTGCTGTCTGACCGTGCTGACTTTCACCCCGGGAGTGCCCCGCTGGTCGGGCGTGATCACGTCCGCTGTGGCGACCGCGATCGGGACGGTGATCGTCATCCTCGGCCGGATCGTGTCCAAGGCCGAGCTCGACGAGGTGACCGGTGTACCCAACCGCCGTGGGTTCGATCGGGCGGTCAACGCCGAGATCCTTCGGGCTCCCTCGTCCGGGCGCGGACCTGCGGTCGTCCTGATCGCGGTCGACGACTACACCGCGCTCCACGACGGATTCGGCGACCGGGCCTGCGGTGCACTCATGCGCCAACTCGCCGCGACATGGCAGAGCACCCTGGCCCCGGACCAGGTCCTGGCCCGGCGCGGCGAGAACGAGTTCGCGCTGCTGCTGCCCGGAGCGACCGAGCAGTCCGCGTTCGAACTGACCGAGACGCTGCGCGCCGACTCCGCACGGGAGTTCTCGGCCGGGGTCAGCGCGTGGGATCACGGAGAGTCGGCGTCGCCGGTGGTGGAACGCGCCGAACTCGCACTGCGCCGGTCACGATCGATCGGCCGTGGCCGCACGATGGTCGAATCCTCGCGGCTGCCGCCGCTGGCACTGCAACTGCACGACGCGCTGGCCGCCGAGACCATCGGCGTCCGGTACCAGCCCGTCGTCCGCCTGGCGGACGACTCCGTGGTGGGAGTCGAGGCGTTGCTGCGGTGGTCGCCGGCGCTGGGACCCGAGCTCAATGCCGCCGAGGTGGTCCGGCTCGCCGAGGACAACGACCTGATCGGTCCGCTCGATCTGTACGTGCTGCGCCGGGCCTGCCTGGACGCGGGCTGGATGCAACAGCAGTGTCCGGAGCCGGAACTGTCCCTCAGCGTGAACGTGTCCGGGCTGGAACTGGTCGAACCGGGCTACGTCGGCCGGGTGATCCAGACGCTGGCCGCGACGGGCTGGCCTGCCGGGCAACTGGTCCTGGAGGTCACCGAGAGCGTGCTCGACGTCGACAGGCCCGCGTCGATCGACGCCCTGCTGCAGCTTCGGCGGCACGGAATCCGGATCGCCATCGACGATTTCGGCACCGGTTATTCGTCGCTGTCGAGGCTGCAGAATCTGTCCACCGACCTGTTGAAGCTCGACGCGTTCTTCATCGCCTCGATCACCCCGGCGTCGTCGCCACCGCCGCTGCTGCAGGCTGTCGCGAGCCTTGCCGACGCGCTCGGCCTGCCCGTCGTCGCCGAGGGCGTGGAGACCGAGCACCAGGCCGACGTGCTGCGGGAGATGGGCTGCGACCTGGCTCAGGGCTACTACTTCGGGCGGCCGCAGACCCGCGAGGACGTGGTGGCGGCGATCGTGCGCGCCACGCGCTGACCGCCACCGGTCAGCGGCGGCCGAGTCGACCCTCCCACGGGTTCCACGACCGGCTG contains:
- a CDS encoding AMP-binding protein, whose protein sequence is MNLFALLDQAAARHGDRGAVYHGEHQVHSWTSLRDRVLRLAGSFAGFGPGARIAVAGQNSPEIIELMFAIWAAECVFVPVNYKLHPREMQQILDDSGAARVFASPTIGARLRPVTSVPIEVFGAAEYRSRRAAAPLTPPRHTDPGSLAWLFYTSGTTGRSKGAMLSHRNLMAMTVSHLADFDSPDQNCSLVHGAPMSHGSGLYVPPYVSRGARQVVPASGAFDPDEFLDLCERHPGCSAFLAPTMVARLVQTGRACPANLNTIVYGGGPMYVDSLKKAMAAFGPVFVQLYGQGEAPMTITGLRRADHLAGEGWAPDALLGSVGYARSGVEVAVLGADGAPAAIDEIGEIVCRGDVVMSGYWNNPSATEATLRDGWLRTGDMGSFDAHGFLTLRDRSKDVVISGGSNIYPREVEEVLLEHPGVVEAGVVGAPDHEWGEVVVAFVVGEVSPADLDAHLLERIARFKRPKRYEFLDELPKNSYGKVLKRELRDRLR
- a CDS encoding EAL domain-containing protein, giving the protein MGWVRAGQAAVKRAQRWPGIATPTLMARTAGACFLLGGVLVALVTTVAPAHFHSAEVQYRNAAVAAFIGVCVLLIGARLAWWHFHLLVLSAIALITVSVNGSIGPAAVSFATLYVFVACAAFFVTWRTAVVYLGLAIACCLTVLTFTPGVPRWSGVITSAVATAIGTVIVILGRIVSKAELDEVTGVPNRRGFDRAVNAEILRAPSSGRGPAVVLIAVDDYTALHDGFGDRACGALMRQLAATWQSTLAPDQVLARRGENEFALLLPGATEQSAFELTETLRADSAREFSAGVSAWDHGESASPVVERAELALRRSRSIGRGRTMVESSRLPPLALQLHDALAAETIGVRYQPVVRLADDSVVGVEALLRWSPALGPELNAAEVVRLAEDNDLIGPLDLYVLRRACLDAGWMQQQCPEPELSLSVNVSGLELVEPGYVGRVIQTLAATGWPAGQLVLEVTESVLDVDRPASIDALLQLRRHGIRIAIDDFGTGYSSLSRLQNLSTDLLKLDAFFIASITPASSPPPLLQAVASLADALGLPVVAEGVETEHQADVLREMGCDLAQGYYFGRPQTREDVVAAIVRATR